The Paenibacillus sp. BIC5C1 DNA segment AAAACCGCCGGATCAAGATCCGGTGGTTTTTGGTCTTCCCTTTTCTTATTTTCTTCTGTTTTAGCGCCGAGAAAAAATCCATGTGTCATATTCTCTTTCCACTAAACTAATCTCGCCAACACTGCACGCTTCAATTAAAAATGTTGTAATTAAATTTTTAACTATTGAAGCTGCCACAAGGCAGGAACGTTGGATGGTTCCCACCCTGCCAAGGAGGTATGGGGCTGCAAACATTTATACGTCTTGCCGCTATATGTGACCAGTTGTCCCGCAGTATAAGCTGTGTTGACCTGCCATGCGGATACACCAGGATTCGTCGTTTCGGCGGCTGTCTTCACACTTACCGCGTTGCTCGCTGCAGACACGTTGCCTGCCGCATCCTTTGCTTTTATCGTAAATGTATACGAGGTATCCGCCGTAAGCCCGCTGATTGTTGCCGTCGTACCGGTTACCGTTGTTGCCAGTGATGTTCCGTTGTACACATCATAAGCCGTTACACCCACATTGTCAGTGGATGCCGTCCAGCTCAGCGTTATGCTGGATGTGGTTTGAGCAGTCGATGCAAGGTTCGTTGGTGCAGTTGGCGCTTGCGTATCGCCTCCCGGCTGAGCCGTTGTGCTTACGGTTACAGCATTACTGGCTGCAGACAGATTACCTGCCGCATCTTTTGCTTTTACCGTGAAGGTATATGAAGTCCCCGCTGTAAGTCCACTAATTGTTGCAGTCGTTCCGGTGACGGATGTCGCAAGATTAGCGCCATTATAGACGTTATAACCGGTAACGCCTACATTATCCGTTGATGCGTTCCAGGCCAGTGTCACCGAGTTTGCTGTCACGCCTGTCGAGCGGGCATTCCCGGGTACGCTTGGTGCCGTCGTATCTACTGGAGGCACTGTACCCCCGGTAGGCAGATCGGCTTTCAGTTTGTTTTGAAGTGTTTTGTTACGGTCACCGCTGAGCTCCCAGAACATCGCTCCGCCGAGCCCTTTGCTCTTGATATAAGCCGTTTTGTAACCAACGGACTCCGCATCGTCATAACTGATAAAGCGCTTGTTGGACGCATTATAGAGATATGGCACTTTAGCCGTGTCATTCCAGTAACGCGTGTATCCGTTTTTGTTGATGTAATTGGCCTCTAAATCATAGAAGTCGAAGGAGCCTGCTTCCCATGTTCCAACGGAAGAACCACCTGAACACGTCTGATACTGTCCGTTGCCTGCCTGTGCGCATCCATCCCAGCCACGACCGTAGAATGGAACACCAAGCACGAGTTTAGCGGCCGGTACGCCTGCATCCAGATGCCCTTGTGCTCCGGCTGCGACATTAAATGTATTGGCATCTGGCACGCCAGCAGCTGAAGCCGCAGGATCATAGTTCAATGGCGCATTATGTGCGCTGATCTTTTGCCATGCGCCGTTAAAATCGTATGTCATAATGTTAATCCAGTCCACGATGGCAGCAATTTTTGCAAGCTCCGTATTGGCTGCATAGGTCGCAGACGCACCGCTTGCAATCGTAAGCAGATACTTCTTGCCGTCCACAGCTCCCGCTGCATCCAATTTTTCACGAATTTTGCTCAGGAGCAATGTGTAGTTTTGCTTATCTTCAGGACGTTTGCTGTTACCATCGAGTCCGCCTGATACCGGGTACTCCCAGTCCAGATCTACCCCGTCAAAATTATACTTTCGCAGGAAATCGACAGCAGAGTTTGCAAAGACCTCTCGAGTTGCAGCAGTCGCGGCTACATCGGAGAAGCGGTTGGACCACGTCCATCCTCCAACGGAGATAATAGTCTTCAGGTTAGGATTGGTTTGTTTCAGCTTGTTCAGCTGATTGATATTGCCTGCAATGGGTTGATCCCACGTATCCCCTGCAAATGTCTTGCCCGTATCGATCCATGGATCGCCGAGCACGATTGTTCCGTTCGGTACATTGATCGTTTGGCTTTTTTCATTCTGACAGGTCCAGGTTACAGGATTGGGGCCCGAAGGATCCGGATTTCCATGAATGCCGTTCCAGCAAATATCTGCAAAAGCATAGTTGATATGTGTCACTTTGGTCGGGTCGATATCGGCTACATTATAGTTTCTCCCGTACGCAGCCCAGGACGGGTAGTACCCAACAATTTTATAAGAATCTGCCGCTTCGGCCGTAGCAGGTTGGAGCGCAAAGGAAGGAACGATGACGGATAAGAGCAGGGACAGACCAAGGAAAAACTTTGCAGTCTTCTTAAAAGCAGTGCGTTTATTTAAATTTATCATTTAATACACAACCTCCTCTGTCTTTTGCGTGCTAAGTCCATTCAGGAATGGACGATGTGCGTTCGAGAACTGGTTATTCGTATACGCGTCCCAGTTGATTGACCAGGTCATAATGCCTCTGAGACCGGCATAGCCCGCAGGCTGGCGCAAGGTATAGGAACCGCCGTATGATACTCCTTTGATCAGATAGTTCAATGCCTTCTGCAGCTCGGCTGGCGCTGTATAGCCACCTCCAGCCGCCTGCTGGGAAGCCGGTACACCAATCGCAATCTGGTCCGGTCGCAGAGGGCTAAAGAATGGACCCGAGCTTCCGCCTACGTTAAAACCTTGAAGCAGCATTTCAGCCATGGCGACATGGAAATCGGCTGTTCCTTGAGCGTAAGATCGTCCATCCAGCCCCACCATCGAACCGGTGTTATAGTGCTGCACATGCAGCAAGGTCAGATCATTGCGCAAGGCATGAATCACTGGAAGATACGCCCCCCAAGGACCACCATAGTTCAGATATCCGCCCTGTACATAAGCCGTTTCCGGCGCAGCCGTCAGGATAAAATTGGCGCCAAAGTGCGATTTAAGCGCTTTCACGCCGTTAATCAGGTTAACGATCTTCGGAGTCGTTGGACTGCGGAAGTCGGTATCGCCTGCATTTAAAGACAGGGAGCTTCCTTCAAGATCGATGTCGAGGCCATTGAATCCGTAAGTCGAAATGATGGATTTTAGGGAATCCTCGAACTGTTGTCTCTTGGTTGCATCCGTGAGCTCAATCGTGCCATTGGCTCCTCCCATGGAAATCAGTACCTTCTTCCCTTGGCTTTGAAGGTATGCAATGTCCGACTTGAACTCTTCTACCGTAGCGTTATACGGAGTAAAAGCGAGCGTTCCGCTGCCGGGTGAAATCGGCTCGGCAAAGGAGACATTAATAACATCATAGGCTGTTGAAACGTTGCGCAGTTTAATGTTGGTAGAGCCATTATCGAAGTTGTGCCAGTAGCCGATCAGCCATTTGCTGCCGCTAGGCCCAGGATTCGAAGATCCGGTGGAAGTGGTAACGCTGAGAGAGGCGCTTGCTGCGGACAGATTGCCTGCCGCATCTTTTGCTTTGACAGTAAAAACATATGTGGTGCCAGCTGACAGTCCTGTTACTACAGCCGTAGTTGTTGAAGTGTTCGCCGCGAGAGTACCGTTCCGGTACACTTCATATCCGGTTACGCCCACATTATCTGTGGATGCGTTCCAGGTAAGATTGATCGATGTCTCCGTGACGAAGGATGAGGTTAAACCTGCAGGAACAGATGGTGGTGTCGTATCTGGAGTCGGAGTCCCCCCTCCAGTACCTTCCCCCACGTATTTCCACAATGCAGGCACATTTGAGGGCTCCCATCCGGTCAAAGCCGTATGGGGCTGAATACATTCATAATCTTTATTTAAATAGGTTACTAGATCCCCTTTTTTGTATGCGGTGCCTGCCTGCCACTGGGCAGCGGCGTCTGCTCTTGGTACAAACCACGTAATAATCAGAAGAAATGCCAAAACGAATGTAATGACCGGGCGGAATCGAACAGCTTGATTCAAGCAAAATCCCTCCTGTATTCAGATTATTTTCACCTTGCAAACAACGCTTCACTGGTGCACTTACATGTGATCCGCGATCTTAGAGCTTATAAAGCCGTCTGACGATGAGCGTCGCTTCACTCCCTTCCCTTATCAAAATGGACCTTCCCTCTCGTTTTCTTTTTCTGCAGACATCATCCAAATTTTACAGGGAATTTACAGATCCTCACCCTGTATTTAATCAGTAAAATGCAATTGAGATAAGGGATAAATTATTTCTATAGGGGGCGAAAAATGTAATATACCGCGCAAAAAGGCCGTCTATCAGGTCATTAAGAGACTTGATAGACAGCCTTTTTTTATTTTCATTTTATAAATTAACGGATGTATTACTAAGTTTGTTTCAACTCCGAGGAGGCTAGTTCAAATGACAGCATACCTTCAAAAGGTTCCCACCCATCCTCACCAGATAAAATAATAGGTACAGCATATTCAGCCGCTTCCTGCTCACTGAGTATTTTTGCCCACGGAACTCTCCCCATCACACTTCCAGCCCCAGGTCCGGCACTGTTATATTCGGCATACACAACTGTTGCTTCCGCATCGGTCTTGTTCCAATTATGCCAGCCCTCCTGCTTCACATGCACCCCCATCCAGCAGTTCAGGAAGCAGACTTTGGCATGATTACGCCACGGTCTGCCTAGATATACAGACTGAGCGGGAGCGTTGCTGGTTAGGTCACAA contains these protein-coding regions:
- a CDS encoding glycosyl hydrolase family 18 protein → MINLNKRTAFKKTAKFFLGLSLLLSVIVPSFALQPATAEAADSYKIVGYYPSWAAYGRNYNVADIDPTKVTHINYAFADICWNGIHGNPDPSGPNPVTWTCQNEKSQTINVPNGTIVLGDPWIDTGKTFAGDTWDQPIAGNINQLNKLKQTNPNLKTIISVGGWTWSNRFSDVAATAATREVFANSAVDFLRKYNFDGVDLDWEYPVSGGLDGNSKRPEDKQNYTLLLSKIREKLDAAGAVDGKKYLLTIASGASATYAANTELAKIAAIVDWINIMTYDFNGAWQKISAHNAPLNYDPAASAAGVPDANTFNVAAGAQGHLDAGVPAAKLVLGVPFYGRGWDGCAQAGNGQYQTCSGGSSVGTWEAGSFDFYDLEANYINKNGYTRYWNDTAKVPYLYNASNKRFISYDDAESVGYKTAYIKSKGLGGAMFWELSGDRNKTLQNKLKADLPTGGTVPPVDTTAPSVPGNARSTGVTANSVTLAWNASTDNVGVTGYNVYNGANLATSVTGTTATISGLTAGTSYTFTVKAKDAAGNLSAASNAVTVSTTAQPGGDTQAPTAPTNLASTAQTTSSITLSWTASTDNVGVTAYDVYNGTSLATTVTGTTATISGLTADTSYTFTIKAKDAAGNVSAASNAVSVKTAAETTNPGVSAWQVNTAYTAGQLVTYSGKTYKCLQPHTSLAGWEPSNVPALWQLQ
- a CDS encoding chitinase → MNQAVRFRPVITFVLAFLLIITWFVPRADAAAQWQAGTAYKKGDLVTYLNKDYECIQPHTALTGWEPSNVPALWKYVGEGTGGGTPTPDTTPPSVPAGLTSSFVTETSINLTWNASTDNVGVTGYEVYRNGTLAANTSTTTAVVTGLSAGTTYVFTVKAKDAAGNLSAASASLSVTTSTGSSNPGPSGSKWLIGYWHNFDNGSTNIKLRNVSTAYDVINVSFAEPISPGSGTLAFTPYNATVEEFKSDIAYLQSQGKKVLISMGGANGTIELTDATKRQQFEDSLKSIISTYGFNGLDIDLEGSSLSLNAGDTDFRSPTTPKIVNLINGVKALKSHFGANFILTAAPETAYVQGGYLNYGGPWGAYLPVIHALRNDLTLLHVQHYNTGSMVGLDGRSYAQGTADFHVAMAEMLLQGFNVGGSSGPFFSPLRPDQIAIGVPASQQAAGGGYTAPAELQKALNYLIKGVSYGGSYTLRQPAGYAGLRGIMTWSINWDAYTNNQFSNAHRPFLNGLSTQKTEEVVY